From Anaeromicrobium sediminis, a single genomic window includes:
- a CDS encoding sodium:solute symporter family protein: protein MIDNIFVNDKITRAFGGILASVIMIAWVGGQGKAFGNIFNIITGANPIPIILVFSSIFILYTTLGGIHSVVWTDLIQGILVVFFGAAFYIYAFSPVHWSFAELGIQLAEVGKSQLWTFEHTDKVTLLSKFFTGCIGILVVQAYWQRCFSAKDSKTARNAMLFSGFIAIFMVILTTFTGMVILTLNQNLSPDDAIPWFMLNHVPLWISAMIFVLILAAGMSTADSSLNSAAVLIVNDIIKPFKENVSEDDLVKYAKILTVCIGVFSALAGIYASSILGLFSKAYAIAGGGLAPLLIVGLLWKKDKSVDFKEGTINSNITPWGARVGVIIGSILTQVNALGSHRLLIALLASTISIIVVSMLTKEKEKQIL, encoded by the coding sequence ATGATTGATAATATCTTTGTAAATGACAAAATTACAAGGGCTTTCGGAGGAATTTTGGCATCTGTGATTATGATTGCATGGGTTGGAGGTCAAGGAAAGGCTTTTGGGAATATATTTAACATAATTACAGGAGCAAATCCCATCCCAATAATTTTAGTATTTTCTAGTATATTTATCCTATATACCACTTTAGGTGGCATACATTCTGTTGTTTGGACAGATTTAATACAGGGAATTTTAGTAGTTTTCTTTGGTGCTGCCTTTTATATTTATGCCTTTTCTCCTGTGCACTGGAGTTTTGCAGAGTTAGGTATACAATTAGCTGAAGTAGGAAAAAGCCAGCTGTGGACCTTTGAACATACTGATAAAGTCACTCTCTTATCTAAATTTTTCACAGGTTGCATAGGTATTTTAGTAGTCCAAGCCTATTGGCAAAGATGTTTCTCTGCAAAGGATAGTAAAACAGCCAGAAATGCCATGTTATTTAGTGGGTTCATAGCTATTTTTATGGTAATACTTACTACATTTACAGGAATGGTAATTTTAACTTTAAATCAAAATTTATCTCCAGACGATGCCATACCATGGTTTATGCTAAATCATGTACCCCTATGGATATCCGCCATGATATTTGTTCTTATTCTTGCAGCTGGAATGTCAACTGCTGACTCTAGTTTAAACTCTGCTGCTGTTTTAATAGTTAACGATATTATAAAACCTTTCAAAGAAAATGTTTCAGAAGATGATTTAGTAAAATACGCAAAAATTTTAACTGTCTGTATTGGCGTCTTCTCTGCTTTGGCAGGCATTTATGCGAGTTCCATATTAGGATTATTTTCTAAAGCTTATGCCATAGCTGGAGGAGGCTTAGCCCCCCTATTAATAGTAGGTCTCTTATGGAAAAAAGATAAGAGTGTTGATTTTAAGGAAGGAACTATTAATAGTAACATAACTCCTTGGGGTGCACGAGTTGGAGTAATAATAGGTTCTATATTAACTCAAGTGAATGCTCTTGGTAGTCATAGATTATTAATAGCTCTTTTAGCTTCAACAATATCAATTATTGTAGTTTCCATGCTCACAAAAGAAAAGGAAAAACAAATACTATAA
- a CDS encoding sodium:solute symporter family transporter — protein sequence MDLGTLIWILTVLMCGVFLYISVKVKDTAQSSFSNYAIGGKNFPLYLLLFTQLSTIMGVGNFVGHAGKGYQIGLPWLAFILGEQGSKIIFALVFAGLAGKFSYNTFPEMIDNIFVNDKITRAFGGILASVIMIAWVGGQGKAFGNIFNIITGANPIPIILVFSSIFILYTTLGGIHXYFCISICRTGRKI from the coding sequence ATGGATCTTGGTACTTTAATATGGATTTTAACAGTTTTAATGTGTGGAGTTTTTTTATATATTTCAGTAAAGGTTAAGGATACTGCCCAATCAAGTTTTTCCAATTACGCCATAGGAGGGAAGAACTTCCCCTTATATCTTCTGTTATTTACTCAGTTATCCACCATAATGGGAGTAGGAAACTTTGTAGGTCATGCCGGAAAAGGTTATCAAATAGGTTTGCCTTGGCTTGCCTTTATATTAGGTGAGCAAGGATCTAAGATTATTTTTGCATTAGTATTTGCAGGACTGGCAGGAAAATTTAGTTATAATACTTTCCCTGAGATGATTGATAATATCTTTGTAAATGACAAAATTACAAGGGCTTTCGGAGGAATTTTGGCATCTGTGATTATGATTGCATGGGTTGGAGGTCAAGGAAAGGCTTTTGGGAATATATTTAACATAATTACAGGAGCAAATCCCATCCCAATAATTTTAGTATTTTCTAGTATATTTATCCTATATACCACTTTAGGTGGCATACATNATTATTTTTGCATTAGTATTTGCAGGACTGGCAGGAAAATTTAG
- a CDS encoding TetR/AcrR family transcriptional regulator has protein sequence MNRKEITRYNILKAGLDLFSEKGYNSVTTKEIAKAAGVNEVTVFRRFGNKKNILENILEELVFKVAVEEVFHKTVSYDLERDLTYIAKKYNEYLDRNKKIIMIIFKEFHMKENYELTKFPKKLKELLVEYFKKMQEMGKVKEENPELLAANFLIYCFGMFMSNLLTNGNITKLSKGECIDHMIPIYVKGYEV, from the coding sequence TTGAACAGGAAAGAAATAACCAGGTATAACATATTAAAGGCAGGATTAGATTTATTTTCAGAAAAGGGATACAACTCAGTTACTACAAAGGAGATAGCAAAAGCAGCAGGTGTAAATGAGGTAACTGTATTTAGACGATTTGGAAATAAGAAAAATATATTAGAAAATATATTAGAAGAGCTTGTTTTTAAGGTGGCCGTTGAGGAAGTCTTTCATAAGACTGTAAGCTATGACCTTGAAAGGGACCTTACATATATAGCTAAAAAATATAATGAATACTTGGATAGAAATAAAAAAATAATTATGATAATTTTTAAGGAATTTCACATGAAAGAAAATTATGAACTCACAAAATTTCCTAAAAAACTAAAGGAGCTATTAGTAGAGTATTTTAAAAAGATGCAGGAAATGGGAAAAGTAAAAGAAGAAAACCCTGAATTATTAGCAGCTAATTTTTTGATATATTGTTTTGGTATGTTCATGTCCAATTTGCTGACCAATGGAAACATAACAAAATTAAGTAAGGGTGAATGTATAGACCATATGATTCCTATTTATGTAAAAGGATATGAGGTATAA
- a CDS encoding efflux RND transporter periplasmic adaptor subunit — MSKKGVKKLLVIPMIVVILFSARGLLNKKATSENKILGRPVKVLEVESSTYGRTLKYTGVIGEDNLRKISFQSPGKIEKIYVKDSEKVSKGQILATMDTTSLDLKEKELIEQLSILDTQLEMNKKDYDFILTNYEKTKKLYESGVISKNALDEMELKYDKTKLGLDTVKKQKNQVMAQYDSIKKSIEDGTIRAVEDGYVVDVIGKEGENTSPSAPVIIQRGETQIVNVGISQRDMNTIKINQKTYVSLNDISKEGAVTNIQKSPDQRTNLYMIDIEIIDKFSQEDFLVGAIVDVTIKLGDEKGIWIPVKSVLNDGEDYVYVIKDERAFKKIVSIEEIDENRVLVKGLSEEDKLVISGMSNLKDGYLVNIKK, encoded by the coding sequence ATGAGTAAAAAAGGAGTTAAAAAATTATTAGTAATACCAATGATTGTGGTGATTTTATTTTCAGCTAGGGGGCTTTTAAATAAAAAAGCCACCAGTGAAAATAAAATACTAGGTAGGCCCGTGAAGGTGTTGGAGGTAGAGAGTAGTACCTATGGAAGAACATTAAAGTATACGGGTGTTATAGGAGAAGATAATCTAAGAAAAATATCCTTTCAATCACCTGGTAAAATAGAAAAAATATATGTTAAAGATAGTGAGAAAGTATCCAAAGGACAGATTTTAGCTACTATGGACACTACTAGTTTAGACTTGAAGGAAAAAGAATTAATTGAACAATTAAGCATATTAGATACTCAACTTGAAATGAACAAAAAAGATTATGATTTTATATTAACTAATTATGAGAAAACTAAAAAGTTATATGAAAGTGGTGTTATATCTAAAAATGCCTTAGATGAAATGGAACTTAAATATGATAAAACGAAATTAGGATTAGACACTGTAAAAAAACAGAAAAATCAGGTCATGGCCCAATATGATTCTATTAAAAAGTCTATAGAAGATGGAACTATTAGAGCAGTAGAAGATGGTTATGTGGTAGATGTTATTGGAAAGGAAGGAGAAAATACTAGCCCATCTGCTCCTGTAATTATTCAAAGGGGAGAGACACAAATTGTAAATGTGGGAATCTCTCAAAGGGATATGAATACAATCAAAATAAACCAAAAAACATATGTGAGCTTAAATGACATATCTAAGGAAGGGGCAGTTACTAATATACAAAAAAGTCCTGACCAAAGGACTAATCTTTATATGATAGATATAGAAATAATAGATAAATTTTCACAGGAAGATTTTTTAGTGGGAGCTATAGTAGACGTAACAATTAAATTAGGAGATGAAAAGGGTATATGGATACCTGTTAAAAGTGTCCTAAATGATGGAGAAGATTATGTATACGTAATAAAAGATGAGAGGGCTTTTAAAAAAATAGTTAGTATAGAAGAGATAGATGAGAACAGAGTATTAGTAAAGGGTTTATCAGAAGAAGATAAATTAGTCATAAGCGGTATGAGTAATTTAAAAGACGGATATCTAGTTAATATTAAAAAGTAG
- a CDS encoding efflux RND transporter permease subunit, whose protein sequence is MRKIIEKAINKRKITLFFAIFFSITGIISYYFVPKQENPDVSLPAAIITTIYPGATAEDMNKLVAKKIEDEIIDIDGLNHIETTCKKGVSNILVMLEMDTDTDKAWDDLKDKLKAVENQLPEGCFIPQLNTDIAETTGIIISLSGEKYSYEQLNSYAEDFRDELLTIDGMSRIDIIGEVEKEVKVQVNMDRLNQYDLSLEDVYKIISAENIQLPSGEIQYEDGKMEIIIPQTYDSIRDIEETILMGTRDGGMVRLKDIAKIYMDLEDGSKKFKQDGKNAILIAGYFKEKENIVLIGKDVRVKLDEIKEVFSKDLIINEVMFQPEDVNKSITDFGMNLIQGMAFVIIVVFFITGFKNALVVSAGIPLSVLFTFNIMNILGVDIHFMSTAGLIISLGMLVDNGIVVADTIQVNLDEGMDKKKAIIEGALKSSSPILSSTLTTIGAFLPLLFLPGAPGKVIGDIPKIVIATLLNSYLIAMIMTPVMAYIFLEPSDEKKRTIPFKGFFEKLLNMALNNKKKAIVIVLLMFAFSMNMKNVIGTKFFPYADKNILYINVDNEVAGDMDKTENLIMDIEKILKNTPEVTSTTAAIGDGMPKFYMSMFPSVPSKDFGQIMLRFDLNKGDRFENKEELTDYLQKELDSKIISGKATVKMLEYGKPIGNPIRIRVIGTNYDSIYEDVMKIENILESIEGSVNVKNDGEKRSIAYALDIDHNLSKKYAISNYDIGRQINIALKGNKATLFRKSGNEYDVVVDTDIASLKGLGNMKIKSSMTGNKVLLKEFSKTNIKSQINTLKNYNGELSITVTSDNKFGYSPIDIENILEEKMDREVFINRVVFDGEREEIDDVFGDMQILFMLAVLLIYSILLVQFNSFKSPFIIMVSIPLSTIGIFNGLFLMGEPLGLMVMLGIISLSGVVVNNGILLIEYIEEGRKVGLTLDEACKSAVDKRYRPIISTTATTIIGLVPLYLSKNPLFTGMSIALMSGLLISTFLTMIVVPTVYSLVNKEKSFNN, encoded by the coding sequence ATGAGAAAGATTATAGAAAAAGCCATAAACAAAAGAAAGATAACCTTATTCTTTGCCATATTTTTTAGTATAACAGGAATCATATCCTATTATTTTGTTCCAAAACAAGAAAATCCAGATGTATCTCTTCCTGCCGCCATAATAACTACAATTTATCCAGGGGCTACAGCTGAAGACATGAATAAGTTGGTGGCCAAAAAAATTGAAGATGAAATAATAGATATAGATGGTCTTAATCACATAGAAACCACATGTAAAAAGGGTGTATCTAATATATTAGTCATGCTTGAAATGGATACGGATACAGATAAGGCTTGGGATGATTTGAAAGATAAGTTAAAAGCTGTTGAAAATCAATTGCCAGAGGGTTGCTTCATACCTCAGTTAAATACTGATATAGCAGAAACCACAGGAATTATAATAAGTTTATCTGGAGAAAAATATTCCTATGAGCAATTGAATTCTTATGCAGAGGATTTTAGAGATGAACTTCTCACTATTGATGGTATGTCAAGGATAGATATAATAGGAGAAGTGGAAAAAGAAGTAAAAGTTCAAGTAAATATGGATAGATTAAATCAATATGATTTATCTCTAGAAGATGTTTATAAGATAATAAGTGCTGAAAATATACAATTGCCATCGGGAGAGATTCAGTATGAAGATGGAAAGATGGAAATAATAATTCCTCAAACATATGATTCCATAAGAGATATAGAGGAAACTATCCTAATGGGAACAAGGGATGGAGGAATGGTAAGACTAAAGGATATTGCAAAAATTTACATGGATTTGGAAGATGGCAGTAAAAAATTTAAGCAAGATGGAAAGAATGCCATATTAATAGCAGGATATTTTAAAGAAAAAGAAAACATAGTATTAATTGGAAAAGATGTGAGGGTAAAATTAGATGAGATAAAGGAAGTCTTTTCTAAAGATCTAATAATAAATGAAGTTATGTTTCAGCCAGAAGATGTGAATAAATCAATCACAGATTTTGGTATGAATCTAATCCAAGGAATGGCATTCGTAATAATAGTAGTATTTTTCATAACAGGATTTAAAAATGCCTTAGTAGTGTCTGCTGGAATACCATTATCTGTTCTATTTACATTTAACATAATGAATATTCTAGGGGTAGATATTCACTTCATGTCAACGGCAGGTCTCATAATATCCCTAGGAATGTTAGTAGATAATGGCATAGTAGTGGCCGATACTATACAAGTTAATTTAGATGAGGGCATGGATAAGAAAAAGGCAATAATAGAAGGAGCTTTAAAATCTTCTTCTCCCATATTATCATCTACACTTACTACTATAGGAGCATTTTTACCACTTTTATTTTTACCAGGGGCACCAGGGAAAGTAATAGGAGATATTCCTAAGATTGTAATTGCCACCTTATTAAATTCCTATTTAATAGCCATGATAATGACTCCTGTTATGGCCTATATTTTCTTAGAGCCATCAGATGAAAAGAAAAGAACTATTCCATTTAAAGGATTTTTTGAAAAATTATTAAATATGGCTTTAAATAATAAGAAAAAGGCCATAGTCATAGTCTTATTAATGTTTGCATTTTCTATGAATATGAAAAATGTAATAGGAACAAAGTTTTTCCCTTATGCAGATAAAAATATTTTATATATAAATGTGGATAATGAAGTGGCGGGAGATATGGATAAAACAGAAAATTTAATAATGGACATTGAAAAAATATTGAAAAATACGCCAGAAGTAACTAGCACTACAGCTGCCATTGGTGATGGTATGCCTAAGTTTTATATGTCCATGTTTCCTTCCGTGCCATCTAAAGATTTTGGTCAAATAATGTTGCGATTTGATTTGAATAAGGGTGATAGATTTGAAAATAAAGAAGAGTTAACAGATTATCTTCAGAAAGAATTAGATTCAAAGATAATTAGTGGTAAAGCTACTGTTAAGATGCTAGAATATGGAAAACCCATAGGTAATCCCATAAGAATAAGAGTAATAGGAACCAATTATGATTCCATATATGAAGATGTAATGAAAATAGAAAACATATTAGAATCTATTGAGGGAAGTGTGAATGTTAAAAATGATGGAGAAAAAAGAAGTATAGCCTACGCATTAGATATAGATCATAATTTAAGTAAGAAATATGCAATTTCCAATTATGACATAGGGAGACAAATAAATATAGCTCTAAAGGGGAACAAGGCTACCCTATTTAGAAAAAGTGGAAATGAATATGATGTGGTGGTAGATACGGACATAGCTTCATTAAAAGGCCTAGGTAATATGAAGATAAAATCTTCTATGACAGGAAATAAAGTTTTATTAAAGGAGTTTTCAAAAACTAATATAAAATCCCAAATAAATACTTTGAAAAATTATAACGGTGAATTATCTATCACGGTAACTAGTGATAATAAATTTGGATATAGTCCTATAGATATAGAAAACATACTTGAAGAAAAAATGGATAGGGAAGTATTCATAAATAGGGTTGTATTTGATGGAGAACGTGAAGAGATAGATGATGTATTTGGTGATATGCAAATACTATTTATGTTAGCCGTATTATTAATATATTCTATTTTATTAGTACAGTTTAATTCCTTTAAAAGTCCATTTATAATAATGGTAAGCATACCCTTATCAACTATAGGTATATTTAATGGATTATTTTTAATGGGAGAACCTTTAGGTTTAATGGTAATGCTTGGTATAATAAGTTTATCAGGAGTTGTTGTAAACAACGGTATTCTATTAATAGAATATATTGAAGAAGGTAGAAAGGTAGGGCTTACTTTAGATGAAGCTTGTAAGTCAGCAGTTGATAAACGATATAGACCTATAATATCTACTACAGCCACTACCATAATAGGATTAGTACCCCTTTATTTATCAAAAAACCCACTATTTACGGGTATGTCTATAGCATTGATGAGTGGGTTATTAATATCTACTTTCTTAACTATGATAGTAGTACCTACAGTATACTCCTTGGTCAATAAGGAGAAATCCTTTAATAATTAA
- a CDS encoding MerR family transcriptional regulator yields MKNRFTIGEMAKIHNTPVKTLRYYDEIDLFKPIEVNKENGYRYYSTAQFEELNTINYLKFLGIPLKSIKDHLSKGNIDDFLDLLEAQKKETDRRIRELEKIKNRFENRIEEINEARKITNIGEVFTKNIKKRNIIRLKESINSIPQLEISIRKLENKFNMKSNIFIGRVGLTVSKENLEKGYFNKYNSVFVLMEDEVDKNIETDSIKEGLYVCIYYRGNHSESEGYYKKIEGYLKENNYKIIGDSMERTIIDQFISKEKEDYLTEIQIPIESY; encoded by the coding sequence ATGAAAAATAGATTTACCATAGGAGAAATGGCTAAGATTCACAATACGCCAGTTAAAACTCTTAGATATTATGATGAAATAGATCTATTTAAACCTATAGAAGTTAATAAGGAAAATGGATATAGGTATTATTCTACAGCGCAATTTGAGGAGCTTAATACTATTAATTATCTAAAATTTTTAGGTATTCCCTTAAAGTCAATAAAAGATCATTTAAGTAAGGGGAATATAGATGATTTTTTAGATTTATTGGAAGCTCAGAAAAAGGAAACGGATAGAAGGATACGGGAACTAGAAAAAATAAAAAATAGATTTGAAAATAGAATAGAAGAAATAAATGAAGCTAGGAAGATAACAAATATAGGTGAAGTATTTACAAAGAACATAAAAAAAAGAAATATAATTAGATTAAAAGAAAGTATAAATTCTATTCCTCAACTAGAAATATCCATTAGGAAATTGGAAAATAAATTTAATATGAAATCCAATATATTCATAGGAAGAGTAGGCCTTACTGTGTCTAAAGAAAATTTAGAAAAGGGTTACTTTAATAAATATAATTCCGTCTTTGTTCTTATGGAAGATGAGGTAGATAAAAATATAGAGACAGATTCTATAAAAGAGGGTTTATATGTTTGTATATACTATAGGGGAAACCATAGTGAATCAGAGGGATATTACAAGAAAATAGAAGGGTATTTGAAAGAAAATAATTATAAGATAATAGGTGATTCTATGGAAAGAACCATAATAGATCAGTTCATTTCTAAAGAAAAGGAAGATTATCTAACGGAAATTCAAATTCCTATAGAAAGCTATTGA
- a CDS encoding LysE family translocator codes for MEFSKIFYFLSVSIVLTLAPGPDNLFVMIQSITQGKKAGIATSLGLCTGVLFHTTAAALGISAIIYKSALMFKLVKYLGAFYLIYLAYKAYKDKNEILHPQEGEKLDSVSLYKKGVIMNILNPKVSLFFLAFLPQFINESGRSIPLQMVFLGLVFIMQALLIFTIICLFSEKLGEKIMHNENIWGKIGIVKSLVFTMIGLKMAID; via the coding sequence ATGGAATTTAGTAAAATATTTTATTTTTTATCTGTATCAATAGTGTTAACATTAGCACCAGGTCCAGATAATTTATTTGTTATGATTCAAAGTATTACTCAAGGTAAAAAGGCTGGTATAGCCACATCTCTTGGGCTATGTACGGGTGTATTATTTCATACTACAGCAGCAGCATTGGGTATATCTGCTATTATATACAAGTCTGCCTTAATGTTTAAATTAGTTAAGTATTTAGGTGCCTTTTATTTAATATATTTAGCCTACAAGGCTTATAAAGATAAAAATGAGATTTTACATCCACAAGAAGGGGAGAAGCTAGATTCAGTGAGTCTATATAAAAAGGGAGTAATAATGAATATACTAAATCCTAAAGTATCTTTATTTTTCTTAGCCTTTTTACCCCAATTCATAAATGAAAGTGGAAGAAGTATTCCTCTACAAATGGTATTCTTAGGACTAGTATTTATAATGCAAGCCCTATTAATTTTTACAATTATATGTTTATTTAGTGAGAAGCTAGGTGAAAAGATTATGCACAATGAAAATATATGGGGAAAAATAGGTATCGTAAAGTCCTTAGTATTTACCATGATAGGTTTAAAAATGGCTATAGATTAG
- a CDS encoding ABC1 kinase family protein yields MFIKYGFGLVLDQLGILNYLDIKSRIINKEENEKQLSTEERLRLALEELGPTFIKLGQIMSTRPDLLPENIITELEKLHDNAPTFSFDEVKSCIEYELGEKLEDIFINFNKEPLAAASIAQVHSGKLQDGQQVVVKIQRPRIEKKIEEDMMILKDLAWFIDNHTKYGKLYEFSTMVSEFQNILRNELDFIIEGENTDIFKENLSKDKKIIIPTVYWNYTTRRILTLEHIDGIGLNDFEGLKKANVDFKFTARTISKSIFEQILRDGIYHGDPHPGNIMVFPDNKIAFLDFGMIGKLKEERKKQFLKILLGITFRNSKLIVEAITGLNIMNKRSEIKKLQYEIDNLRDKYIELPLNEIKLGEFFNEIFNLAFKYNITIPNEFTMLVKTLGTMEGVVEKLDPELNVLEVAEPIAKKLMLNIFSPKAIKNNITENILDYGTLVQGFPEFILNFFRKLEDDDYNLNLKLTGTKVILKHFDKITNKISFSIALLSLSIIIAGLIVGFGMAARVGAEEYLFSLSILKFGLVAALLMYLWLIFSIFKTGRF; encoded by the coding sequence GTGTTCATAAAATATGGTTTCGGCCTAGTGTTAGACCAACTGGGTATTTTAAATTACTTAGATATAAAAAGTAGAATAATAAATAAAGAAGAAAATGAGAAACAACTATCAACTGAAGAAAGACTTAGATTAGCATTAGAGGAACTTGGACCAACCTTTATAAAACTTGGTCAAATAATGAGTACAAGGCCAGATTTGCTACCTGAAAATATTATAACTGAGTTGGAGAAGCTCCATGATAATGCTCCCACCTTTTCCTTTGACGAGGTTAAGTCATGTATTGAGTATGAGCTAGGTGAAAAATTAGAAGATATTTTCATTAATTTTAATAAAGAACCCTTAGCAGCAGCCTCCATAGCGCAAGTCCATTCAGGAAAACTACAGGATGGCCAACAGGTTGTAGTAAAAATACAAAGGCCAAGGATAGAAAAGAAAATTGAAGAAGATATGATGATTCTAAAAGATTTAGCTTGGTTTATTGATAATCATACAAAGTACGGCAAACTGTATGAATTTAGCACTATGGTTAGTGAATTCCAGAATATATTAAGAAATGAATTGGATTTTATAATTGAAGGAGAAAATACAGATATTTTCAAAGAAAATCTGTCAAAGGATAAAAAAATTATTATACCAACAGTTTATTGGAATTATACAACTAGACGAATATTAACTTTAGAGCATATAGATGGTATTGGTTTAAATGATTTTGAAGGATTAAAAAAAGCTAATGTTGATTTTAAATTTACTGCTAGAACAATTTCCAAATCCATATTTGAACAGATACTACGAGATGGCATTTATCATGGTGATCCACATCCAGGAAATATTATGGTTTTCCCAGATAACAAAATTGCATTCTTAGACTTTGGAATGATTGGAAAATTAAAAGAAGAACGAAAAAAACAGTTTTTAAAAATATTATTAGGAATTACTTTTAGAAATAGTAAGCTCATAGTTGAAGCTATAACAGGACTGAACATAATGAATAAACGTTCAGAGATAAAAAAGCTTCAATATGAGATAGATAATCTAAGGGATAAGTATATTGAGTTACCATTAAATGAGATAAAGTTAGGAGAATTTTTTAATGAAATCTTTAATTTAGCATTTAAATATAACATTACTATACCAAATGAGTTTACCATGTTAGTAAAAACTTTAGGTACTATGGAAGGGGTCGTTGAAAAACTGGACCCCGAATTAAACGTATTAGAAGTGGCAGAACCTATTGCTAAGAAACTTATGCTAAATATATTTTCACCCAAAGCAATTAAAAACAACATAACAGAAAACATATTAGACTATGGCACTCTTGTACAAGGTTTTCCAGAGTTTATCCTTAATTTTTTTAGAAAGTTGGAAGATGATGATTATAATCTCAATTTAAAGCTTACAGGAACAAAGGTCATACTAAAACATTTTGATAAGATAACTAATAAAATTTCCTTTAGTATTGCCTTATTATCTCTGAGCATTATTATAGCAGGACTTATTGTAGGCTTTGGAATGGCTGCCCGTGTTGGAGCAGAAGAGTACCTATTTAGCTTATCTATCTTAAAATTTGGATTAGTTGCAGCATTACTTATGTATTTATGGTTAATATTTTCCATATTCAAAACGGGACGTTTCTAA
- a CDS encoding phosphoribosyltransferase, translating to MFKDRFEASKRLSKLLSKYKGQDVIALPIPRGGLPVAYDSIIDNNFSWDLIIPRKIRSPINEEVAIGAVAPDGTYFVNDNYVYDANISQEYIEREVETQIKEIHSRTEKFKGNTNFPKVKDRIAILIDDGIATGFTILAAIEALKKHGAKKIVIATPVAPEDTVHYLSTLVDEVISIVTPINFMAVGFYYDDFSQIEDNEVSSLIEKLSSYQENS from the coding sequence ATGTTTAAAGACAGATTTGAAGCTTCAAAGAGATTATCTAAATTATTAAGTAAGTATAAGGGACAAGATGTGATAGCTCTCCCTATTCCCCGTGGCGGATTACCAGTAGCCTATGATTCCATAATAGACAATAATTTTTCCTGGGATTTAATCATTCCTAGAAAAATTCGTTCTCCTATAAATGAGGAAGTAGCCATAGGTGCTGTGGCTCCAGACGGCACTTACTTTGTGAACGACAATTATGTTTACGATGCAAATATATCTCAGGAATATATTGAAAGGGAAGTTGAAACTCAAATAAAAGAAATCCATAGCAGAACAGAAAAATTTAAAGGAAATACTAACTTTCCAAAGGTAAAAGATAGAATTGCCATATTAATAGACGACGGTATAGCAACAGGCTTTACTATTTTAGCCGCAATTGAAGCTTTAAAGAAACACGGTGCTAAAAAGATTGTAATAGCTACCCCTGTGGCTCCAGAAGATACGGTACATTATTTAAGTACTTTAGTAGATGAAGTAATAAGTATTGTAACCCCCATAAATTTCATGGCAGTTGGTTTTTATTATGACGATTTTAGTCAAATAGAAGATAATGAAGTATCCTCCTTAATAGAAAAATTATCTTCATATCAAGAAAACAGTTAG